In one Candidatus Scalindua japonica genomic region, the following are encoded:
- a CDS encoding type II secretion system protein, with amino-acid sequence MSLKKQFNQIEKLKASFGFTLVEVIFSVVILGLISAGVAYPYMIGMKSINAKEDRMLLDSALRSRMEILISTDFGALSDSSEVVNINGQNYTITWTVVNMDMDGDAVPETNAKLVVVSVTEVPGRSLTTIIVDNEGRIGKIS; translated from the coding sequence ATGTCTTTGAAAAAACAATTTAATCAAATAGAAAAATTAAAAGCCTCTTTCGGCTTTACCCTGGTAGAAGTTATATTTTCCGTAGTCATTTTAGGGCTCATCTCCGCGGGGGTTGCCTACCCGTACATGATAGGTATGAAGTCCATCAACGCGAAGGAGGATCGTATGCTTCTCGACAGCGCGCTCCGCAGCCGGATGGAAATACTTATAAGTACCGACTTTGGCGCACTCAGCGATAGTTCTGAGGTAGTTAATATTAATGGACAGAATTATACTATTACCTGGACGGTGGTGAACATGGATATGGACGGGGACGCTGTACCGGAGACGAATGCAAAACTGGTTGTTGTATCGGTAACGGAAGTGCCCGGACGTTCTCTGACAACCATCATCGTAGATAATGAAGGCAGAATAGGTAAGATATCATGA